In Lentibacillus amyloliquefaciens, one DNA window encodes the following:
- the ligA gene encoding NAD-dependent DNA ligase LigA encodes MNNQQAQQQIAELKELLNQYGHEYYVLDAPSVPDAEYDRKMQELLKLEEAFPDLVTADSPSRRIGGEPLEAFQKVRHNVPMMSLGNAFNEQDLRDFARRAGQGTDDAISFVCELKIDGLAVSLTYEEGKFVRGATRGDGTTGEDITSNLRTVRSIPLSIQEESTIEVRGEAFMPHKSFLNLNKQRRENDEEPFANPRNAAAGSLRQLDPKIAAKRNLDIFLYGVGEWQAGTLESHSERLKYMQRIGFKTNPEWRRCESIDEVIDYIKYWEEKRPDLDYEIDGIVVKVDNLRQQEELGFTAKNPRWAIAYKFPAEEVLTTLREIELSVGRTGVVTPTAILDPVRVAGTTVQRASLHNEDLIREKDIRLGDTVVIKKAGDIIPEVIRPIEDKRTGDEKEFFMPEECPECGSELVRLEEEVALRCINPNCPAQLKEGLIHFVSREAMNIDGLGEKVIIQLFREELVHTIADIYRLKHEDLIQLERMGKKSTDNLLRAIAASKDNSLERLLFGLGIRFVGSKAARTLAGYFETMENLQEATFEDVIAINEIGDKMADSIVSYFAGDEVKNLINTLRDLGLNMTYTGIKQQAIEEDTAFSGKTVVLTGKMTEFTRSEAKALVEARGGSVTGSVSKNTDILIAGEDAGSKLDKAEELGIAIWNEQQLREAAKN; translated from the coding sequence ATGAATAACCAACAAGCACAACAACAAATTGCTGAACTTAAAGAGCTGCTAAACCAATATGGTCATGAATATTATGTGCTTGATGCCCCAAGTGTGCCCGATGCCGAATACGACCGGAAAATGCAGGAACTTTTAAAATTAGAGGAAGCTTTTCCGGACTTGGTTACAGCGGATTCACCCTCCCGGCGTATCGGCGGGGAACCGCTTGAAGCATTTCAGAAAGTCCGGCACAATGTACCGATGATGAGTCTCGGCAATGCGTTCAATGAACAGGATTTGCGTGATTTTGCCCGCCGTGCCGGTCAAGGGACAGATGATGCGATTTCATTTGTATGTGAACTGAAAATTGACGGTCTCGCTGTGTCGCTTACATATGAAGAAGGCAAATTTGTCCGGGGAGCCACCCGCGGAGACGGAACGACCGGCGAAGATATCACAAGCAACTTACGGACCGTCCGCAGCATCCCGCTTTCCATTCAGGAAGAGAGTACTATTGAAGTGCGCGGTGAAGCGTTTATGCCGCATAAATCCTTTCTCAATCTGAATAAACAGCGCCGGGAAAATGATGAAGAGCCGTTTGCGAACCCGCGCAATGCAGCGGCAGGGTCATTAAGACAGCTTGATCCGAAAATTGCAGCAAAGCGTAATTTAGATATTTTCCTTTATGGTGTCGGGGAGTGGCAAGCCGGAACACTGGAGTCACACAGTGAACGGCTTAAATACATGCAAAGAATCGGATTCAAAACGAACCCCGAATGGCGCAGGTGTGAATCGATTGATGAGGTCATTGATTACATTAAATATTGGGAAGAAAAACGGCCTGATCTGGACTATGAAATTGATGGCATCGTAGTGAAAGTGGATAATCTCCGCCAGCAGGAAGAATTGGGCTTCACGGCTAAAAATCCGCGCTGGGCCATTGCATACAAATTTCCGGCTGAAGAAGTGCTGACAACCCTCCGTGAAATTGAATTGAGCGTCGGAAGAACAGGCGTGGTAACACCAACAGCGATACTTGACCCGGTAAGAGTCGCCGGTACAACCGTCCAGCGTGCCTCACTCCATAATGAGGATTTGATACGGGAGAAGGATATCCGGCTTGGTGATACAGTCGTTATTAAAAAAGCCGGTGATATTATTCCGGAAGTCATCCGTCCTATTGAAGACAAGCGTACAGGGGATGAGAAGGAATTTTTTATGCCGGAAGAATGCCCGGAATGCGGCAGTGAACTTGTAAGACTTGAGGAAGAAGTCGCATTACGCTGTATAAACCCAAACTGTCCTGCGCAATTAAAAGAAGGATTGATTCACTTTGTTTCCCGTGAGGCAATGAATATTGATGGTCTTGGCGAGAAAGTGATCATTCAGCTATTCCGGGAAGAACTCGTTCACACGATTGCTGACATTTACCGGCTTAAGCATGAAGACTTAATACAACTGGAGCGGATGGGTAAAAAGTCAACTGATAACCTTTTGCGGGCGATAGCAGCCTCAAAAGACAATTCACTTGAGCGGCTATTATTCGGTCTTGGAATCCGTTTTGTCGGTTCAAAAGCAGCCAGAACACTTGCCGGTTATTTCGAAACAATGGAGAATCTGCAAGAGGCGACGTTTGAAGACGTCATTGCCATTAATGAAATAGGCGATAAAATGGCAGATTCAATTGTCAGTTATTTTGCCGGGGATGAAGTGAAAAATTTGATTAATACGTTGCGGGACCTCGGTCTCAATATGACATATACCGGCATCAAGCAGCAGGCGATTGAAGAAGATACAGCCTTCTCCGGTAAAACAGTTGTGCTGACAGGGAAAATGACTGAATTTACACGGTCTGAGGCGAAAGCGCTGGTTGAAGCGCGCGGTGGATCAGTCACTGGAAGCGTCAGCAAAAACACCGATATCCTCATCGCCGGAGAGGACGCCGGCTCCAAATTGGATAAAGCAGAAGAGCTTGGCATAGCCATTTGGAACGAACAACAGCTTAGAGAAGCTGCTAAAAATTAA
- the pcrA gene encoding DNA helicase PcrA, with the protein MHHLLNGLNKEQQQAVQHTEGPLLIMAGAGSGKTRVLTHRIAYLLGEKDVSPRNVLAITFTNKAAREMKKRVNKLVGAGGEQIWVSTFHSMCVRILRRDIDRIGYNRNFSILDSSDQLSVIKQILKDLNIDPKKFDPRAMLGQISGAKNELVTPEEYSKQVGDFFQRQVSQVYERYQKTLEKNQALDFDDLIMQTIHLFKRAPEVLGYYQNRFQYIHVDEYQDTNHAQYYLVKQLANRYQNLCVVGDSDQSIYRWRGADIANILSFEEDYPSSRVIYLEQNYRSTKSILAAANSVIENNTGRKPKKLWTENNDGKMIHYYQGATEQEEALFVTDKIQELTDEAGFSADDIAILYRTNAQSRAIEDTFMKSNISYQMVGGTKFYDRKEIKDLTAYLRLITNPDDDISFERVVNVPKRGIGKTSVDKLRAYAVEHGISFYQAVKEVDFVGVTKKAATALDGFGNLIKTLTQQQEFLTSTDMVEAILERTGYEEMLKNERSLESQSRLENLEEFKTVTQDFEEYAEDKTLIAFLTDLALIADIDRVDDEADSEPKITLMTLHAAKGLEFPVVFLVGMEENVFPHSRSMFDDEEMEEERRLAYVGVTRAEEELYLTHAKMRTLYGRTNMNPISRFINEIPEDLVDGIEQARASMFSSFEKRADKLSAPKRRAGKMQQTTGAESRTWSPGDKAEHKKWGVGTVVKVQGEGDSMELDIAFPAPTGVKRLLAKFAPITKQ; encoded by the coding sequence ATGCATCACTTATTAAACGGATTGAATAAAGAACAACAGCAGGCTGTCCAGCATACCGAGGGGCCGCTTTTGATCATGGCCGGTGCCGGAAGCGGCAAAACCCGCGTTTTGACACACCGGATTGCTTATTTGCTTGGTGAAAAGGACGTATCCCCAAGAAATGTGCTGGCGATTACATTTACGAATAAAGCTGCACGGGAAATGAAAAAGCGTGTGAATAAACTGGTTGGCGCCGGGGGCGAGCAAATTTGGGTTTCGACATTCCACTCGATGTGTGTACGGATATTGCGCAGGGATATTGACCGTATCGGCTATAATCGTAATTTCTCAATTTTAGACAGCAGTGATCAGCTGTCGGTCATTAAGCAGATTTTAAAAGACTTGAATATCGATCCGAAAAAATTTGATCCGCGCGCAATGCTCGGTCAGATTAGCGGTGCAAAAAACGAACTTGTCACGCCGGAAGAGTACAGCAAACAAGTTGGCGACTTCTTCCAGCGTCAGGTATCACAAGTATACGAACGCTATCAGAAAACATTGGAGAAAAATCAGGCACTTGACTTTGATGATTTGATTATGCAGACGATTCACTTATTTAAACGGGCTCCTGAGGTGCTTGGTTATTATCAGAACCGATTTCAGTATATTCATGTTGACGAATATCAGGACACTAACCATGCCCAATACTACCTGGTAAAACAACTGGCAAACCGTTATCAGAACCTTTGTGTTGTCGGGGATTCTGACCAGTCGATTTATCGCTGGCGCGGTGCTGACATCGCCAATATCTTGTCGTTTGAAGAGGACTACCCGTCTTCAAGGGTTATTTATTTGGAGCAAAACTATCGGTCAACGAAATCGATTCTTGCAGCAGCCAATAGTGTCATCGAAAACAACACGGGCCGCAAGCCAAAAAAGCTGTGGACTGAGAATAATGACGGCAAAATGATTCATTATTACCAGGGAGCTACTGAGCAGGAAGAAGCGTTGTTTGTGACCGATAAGATACAAGAACTGACAGATGAGGCAGGCTTCTCAGCGGATGATATTGCGATCCTTTACCGGACAAACGCTCAGTCCCGTGCCATTGAAGACACATTCATGAAATCAAATATATCCTACCAGATGGTTGGCGGCACAAAATTCTATGATCGTAAAGAAATCAAGGACTTGACCGCTTATTTACGTCTGATTACCAATCCGGATGACGATATTAGTTTTGAACGGGTTGTCAATGTGCCTAAACGGGGCATTGGGAAAACGTCGGTTGATAAATTGCGTGCGTATGCTGTTGAGCACGGTATTTCCTTTTATCAGGCAGTGAAAGAAGTCGATTTTGTCGGGGTGACAAAAAAAGCGGCCACAGCACTCGACGGGTTCGGCAATCTCATTAAGACGCTTACACAGCAGCAGGAATTTTTGACATCAACAGACATGGTTGAAGCCATTCTTGAACGGACAGGCTATGAGGAAATGCTGAAGAATGAACGATCGCTTGAGTCACAGAGCCGTCTGGAGAACCTGGAAGAGTTCAAGACAGTCACTCAGGACTTTGAAGAATATGCAGAAGATAAGACGCTGATTGCATTCCTCACCGACCTTGCCTTAATTGCAGATATTGACCGTGTGGATGATGAAGCTGACAGTGAACCGAAAATTACGCTCATGACACTGCATGCTGCCAAAGGGTTGGAATTCCCGGTGGTCTTTTTGGTTGGTATGGAAGAAAATGTCTTTCCGCATAGCCGGTCCATGTTTGATGATGAAGAAATGGAAGAAGAACGCCGCCTCGCCTATGTCGGGGTAACGCGTGCCGAAGAGGAACTTTACCTGACACACGCTAAGATGCGTACTTTATACGGCCGGACGAATATGAACCCGATCAGCCGATTTATCAATGAAATCCCGGAAGATCTGGTCGATGGAATTGAGCAGGCACGTGCGTCAATGTTCAGCTCGTTTGAGAAACGAGCTGACAAGCTGTCTGCACCGAAACGCCGGGCCGGGAAAATGCAGCAGACAACCGGAGCGGAATCCAGGACATGGAGCCCCGGCGATAAAGCTGAACATAAGAAATGGGGCGTCGGTACAGTCGTTAAAGTCCAGGGCGAGGGAGACTCAATGGAACTTGATATTGCCTTTCCTGCTCCAACGGGTGTCAAGCGGCTTCTGGCCAAATTCGCACCTATCACGAAACAATAG
- a CDS encoding heptaprenylglyceryl phosphate synthase, with protein sequence MRYSIDNWDHLFKVDPAKEISDEDLDAICESGTDAVVVGGTDDVTLDGVLDLLSRIRQHTVPCILEVSNLESITPGFDFYFIPMVMNSTEKKWMMDIHHAAIKEYRDSIDWDKTLVEGYCIMNEDAKAFKKTKSEMPDSEDVAAYAYMAEHIYHFPVFYMEYSGEYGDPELVKTVKEQLTDTKLIYGGGIENNFKAREMKENADTIVVGNLIYSDINKALKTVKAVKEME encoded by the coding sequence GTGAGATATTCAATTGACAATTGGGATCATTTGTTCAAAGTGGATCCCGCCAAAGAAATATCGGATGAGGATCTTGACGCTATTTGTGAATCGGGAACTGATGCTGTGGTCGTCGGCGGGACGGATGATGTGACACTTGATGGTGTGCTGGATTTACTGTCACGGATCCGCCAACATACAGTACCATGCATTTTGGAAGTATCCAATTTAGAATCCATCACACCCGGGTTTGATTTTTATTTTATCCCGATGGTCATGAACAGCACCGAGAAAAAATGGATGATGGATATTCATCATGCAGCCATCAAAGAATATCGTGATTCGATCGATTGGGATAAAACTCTCGTGGAAGGCTACTGTATTATGAATGAAGACGCCAAAGCATTCAAAAAGACAAAAAGTGAGATGCCCGATAGTGAAGATGTGGCAGCCTATGCGTATATGGCAGAGCATATTTATCACTTTCCGGTTTTTTACATGGAGTACAGCGGTGAATACGGTGATCCTGAACTCGTTAAAACGGTCAAAGAACAGCTCACAGATACAAAGCTAATATACGGCGGCGGGATTGAAAATAATTTTAAAGCGCGTGAAATGAAGGAAAATGCCGATACCATTGTCGTCGGCAACCTGATTTATTCAGATATCAATAAAGCACTGAAAACAGTCAAAGCAGTCAAGGAGATGGAATAA
- a CDS encoding YerC/YecD family TrpR-related protein: MQIDKLRGEQLDQLFDAILSLKDREECYKFFDDIATMSEIHAIAQRLQVARMLTEGRTYSVIEEETNASTATISRVRRCINYGSDGYKIVLDRILDDSAE, translated from the coding sequence ATGCAGATTGATAAACTGCGCGGTGAACAGCTTGACCAGCTGTTTGATGCGATTCTTTCATTAAAAGATCGTGAAGAATGCTACAAATTTTTTGATGATATCGCAACAATGTCCGAAATTCATGCGATTGCCCAGCGTTTGCAGGTGGCCAGGATGCTGACAGAAGGTCGTACCTACAGCGTTATTGAAGAGGAAACGAATGCCTCAACTGCCACGATTTCCCGCGTGCGCCGCTGCATCAATTACGGCAGTGACGGATATAAAATTGTACTTGACCGCATACTTGATGATTCTGCAGAATAA
- a CDS encoding DUF3048 domain-containing protein, whose product MRKSIVFLALCLLVFLAACLNDTEQSAQDNESKDNAVTEKESAPEPPEKNVYPLTGAKTEDQVNNRIVSVMVNNHQKARPQTGLSKADVVFEILAEGRITRFLALYQSELPEAIGPVRSAREYYFELANGYGALYVYHGAANFVNDMIKERGIAHLDGAVYDNNGPLFKRESFRQAPHNSYLQTGSVYDTAEEKGYEVQQTYEPLPFATEEEADNLSGDAATNVGIDYSNRVSYTVEYTYDDKREAYTRSSDGEKTVERNSEEQITADNIFIVEAPHQVIDSAGRREIDLASGGDAYLVQKGKVREVKWENRDGRIIPVKDGEPLKFVQGKTWINVVPSNPGISQSITISN is encoded by the coding sequence TTGAGAAAGTCTATTGTTTTTTTGGCATTATGCTTACTCGTGTTCCTTGCTGCTTGCTTGAATGATACGGAGCAGAGCGCGCAGGACAACGAGTCAAAAGACAATGCAGTGACAGAGAAAGAATCAGCCCCTGAACCGCCGGAGAAGAACGTATATCCGCTGACAGGGGCAAAAACTGAAGACCAGGTCAATAACCGGATTGTCAGTGTGATGGTCAATAATCATCAGAAAGCCCGTCCGCAAACAGGTTTAAGCAAAGCCGATGTCGTTTTTGAAATACTCGCTGAAGGGCGTATAACCCGTTTTTTGGCGCTGTATCAGAGCGAATTGCCGGAAGCGATAGGTCCTGTGCGGAGTGCCAGAGAGTACTATTTTGAATTGGCAAATGGTTATGGTGCGCTTTATGTTTACCACGGTGCAGCGAATTTTGTGAATGATATGATTAAAGAGCGCGGGATTGCACATTTAGATGGCGCTGTTTATGATAATAATGGCCCCCTATTTAAACGGGAATCATTCCGCCAGGCACCGCACAACTCGTATTTACAGACTGGATCGGTCTATGACACAGCAGAGGAAAAAGGGTACGAGGTACAACAGACATATGAACCTCTTCCGTTCGCAACAGAAGAAGAAGCGGATAATCTCTCCGGAGACGCCGCAACAAACGTGGGAATTGATTATTCCAACAGGGTCAGCTATACCGTTGAATACACATATGATGACAAGCGTGAAGCATACACCCGTTCAAGTGATGGTGAAAAAACAGTTGAACGGAATTCGGAGGAACAGATTACTGCTGATAACATATTTATTGTAGAAGCGCCGCATCAAGTGATTGACAGTGCCGGCAGACGGGAAATAGACTTAGCCTCAGGCGGGGATGCTTATCTTGTTCAAAAAGGAAAAGTCCGGGAAGTCAAGTGGGAAAACCGTGATGGCAGGATTATCCCGGTGAAAGATGGCGAGCCTCTGAAGTTTGTACAGGGCAAGACATGGATCAATGTCGTACCGTCAAATCCCGGAATTTCACAATCGATTACTATCTCAAATTAA
- a CDS encoding adenine deaminase C-terminal domain-containing protein yields the protein MEKTTYWSVAVMKDHILWRNRELRKQVAVVDGMEQPTIVLKNGTYLNTYTKQWLRANIWIYKDRIVYVGEKMPENGTSAEIVDCEGLYLVPGYIEPHAHPYQLYNPELLALHGAKFGTTTLINDNLVWNFLLDNEKAFSLLEEFDRHPVSMYWWARFDSQTALKNEKEYFSTRKVLKWLNHPSVIQGGELTAWPSLLEGDDRLLYWMQEANRLGKPVEGHLPGASEKTLTRLILLGVTAEHEAMTGKEAIKRLELGYQTGLRYSSIRPDLPVLLEEMLAEGLQTFDHVTMTTDGATPSFYEKGIMNICIDIAIKKGVPLADAYRMASHNAADHYGMLDELGCIAPGRIAHINILETKDNPHPVSVLSKGEWILKNYKEQTMPIKIDWENYGIRPIEFDWDLTLEDMQFSVPIGLNLMNDVIIQPYAIKTDVTLDVIPDDRDDAFLMLIDRKGNWRVNTAIKGFTNRLGAVASSFSTTGDLVFIGKSKQDMLLAWKRIKELGGGIVLVHEGDIIFELPLKMAGSMFDGTMRELMEKESNLKKLLKEFGYPFGDPVYSILFLSATHLPYIRITQQGIIDVKKREVLFPATMR from the coding sequence ATGGAAAAAACAACATATTGGAGCGTTGCAGTTATGAAAGACCATATACTTTGGAGAAACCGTGAATTAAGGAAGCAAGTTGCTGTTGTAGATGGTATGGAACAACCGACGATTGTATTAAAAAATGGCACTTATTTAAATACATATACGAAGCAGTGGCTAAGGGCGAACATTTGGATTTATAAAGACCGAATTGTGTATGTTGGTGAAAAAATGCCTGAGAACGGAACATCTGCTGAAATCGTTGATTGTGAAGGCTTGTATCTGGTTCCCGGTTATATTGAACCCCATGCCCATCCGTACCAATTATATAATCCCGAATTACTTGCGCTGCACGGCGCCAAATTTGGTACAACCACATTAATCAATGACAATTTGGTGTGGAATTTTTTATTGGATAATGAGAAAGCGTTTTCGCTGCTTGAGGAATTTGACCGGCATCCCGTCTCAATGTATTGGTGGGCACGGTTTGATTCACAGACTGCACTAAAAAATGAAAAGGAATATTTCAGTACGCGCAAAGTGCTTAAATGGCTCAATCATCCCTCGGTTATTCAGGGAGGCGAGCTCACAGCGTGGCCAAGTCTGCTGGAAGGTGATGACCGCCTGCTTTACTGGATGCAGGAAGCGAACCGGCTCGGCAAACCGGTTGAAGGGCATCTTCCGGGCGCTTCTGAGAAAACGTTAACGCGGTTGATATTATTGGGCGTAACGGCTGAACATGAAGCGATGACAGGGAAAGAAGCAATTAAACGGCTTGAGCTTGGTTATCAGACAGGACTGCGGTATTCGTCCATCCGTCCCGATTTGCCTGTTTTGCTGGAAGAAATGCTGGCAGAAGGCTTGCAGACGTTTGATCATGTTACCATGACAACAGACGGAGCAACACCATCTTTCTATGAAAAGGGTATTATGAATATTTGCATTGATATTGCAATCAAGAAAGGTGTTCCGCTGGCTGATGCATACCGGATGGCTTCACATAACGCCGCTGATCATTATGGAATGCTGGATGAGCTTGGCTGTATCGCTCCCGGCCGGATAGCGCATATCAATATTTTGGAGACAAAAGATAATCCGCACCCTGTCAGTGTTTTGTCTAAAGGTGAATGGATACTCAAAAACTATAAGGAACAGACGATGCCAATAAAGATCGATTGGGAGAATTATGGCATTCGCCCGATAGAGTTTGATTGGGATTTGACGTTAGAGGATATGCAATTCTCTGTTCCAATCGGTTTAAATCTGATGAACGATGTGATTATTCAACCTTATGCAATCAAAACGGATGTCACACTTGATGTGATTCCTGATGATCGGGATGACGCTTTTCTGATGTTAATTGACAGAAAAGGAAATTGGCGCGTCAATACGGCGATTAAAGGTTTTACAAACAGGCTCGGTGCTGTGGCGAGCTCATTTTCAACAACGGGCGATCTTGTTTTTATTGGAAAGAGCAAACAAGATATGCTCCTCGCCTGGAAACGAATTAAGGAATTGGGCGGAGGTATTGTGCTCGTCCATGAAGGCGACATTATATTCGAACTCCCGCTGAAAATGGCCGGAAGTATGTTTGATGGCACAATGCGTGAGCTGATGGAAAAAGAAAGCAATTTAAAAAAACTGCTGAAGGAATTTGGCTACCCGTTTGGTGATCCGGTTTACTCTATCCTGTTCTTATCTGCCACACACTTGCCTTATATCCGGATTACACAGCAAGGCATAATCGATGTAAAGAAACGAGAAGTGCTCTTTCCAGCAACGATGCGATAA
- a CDS encoding ABC transporter substrate-binding protein, with product MRKWLFILSVLVIGILTACGADESGTESAENSDENDTERTVTIEDATGEKTIEGTPEKIVALEWYNAEQLLSLGIQPAGVPNIDGFNAWMNIDHELSDNVEDVGTRQEPNLEAISRMDPDLIIAAQFRHEQIIDRLSDIAPVVMFSPYSEEGSADLYEELMNEYKTIAKVTDKEEEAEQSIDELEDFYAEQRQRLADAGLEGTKYLATMAFSSQNSPVLRLYTDTSYPAAIWKS from the coding sequence ATGCGAAAATGGCTGTTTATATTAAGTGTTCTCGTTATAGGGATCTTAACGGCATGCGGTGCTGATGAAAGTGGGACAGAATCGGCGGAGAATAGTGATGAAAATGACACCGAGCGAACAGTTACCATCGAGGATGCAACGGGAGAGAAGACAATTGAGGGAACGCCTGAAAAAATTGTCGCACTTGAATGGTATAATGCTGAGCAATTACTTTCCTTGGGCATCCAGCCGGCCGGCGTACCGAACATAGATGGGTTCAATGCCTGGATGAATATTGATCATGAGCTAAGTGACAATGTTGAAGATGTCGGCACACGCCAAGAGCCGAACCTGGAGGCCATTTCGCGAATGGATCCGGATTTGATTATTGCAGCTCAATTCAGACATGAACAAATTATTGACCGATTAAGTGATATTGCTCCTGTCGTCATGTTTTCACCATACAGTGAAGAAGGTTCCGCCGATCTGTATGAAGAGTTGATGAACGAATATAAAACCATTGCCAAAGTCACTGATAAGGAAGAAGAAGCTGAACAGTCAATCGATGAATTAGAAGATTTTTATGCTGAACAAAGGCAGCGACTGGCTGATGCAGGACTGGAAGGGACTAAATATTTGGCAACGATGGCTTTCTCTTCGCAAAACTCACCAGTGCTCAGGCTTTATACAGATACGTCCTATCCGGCAGCGATATGGAAAAGCTAG
- a CDS encoding NAD(P)/FAD-dependent oxidoreductase, which translates to MTKDELFDVTIIGGGPAGLFSAFYSGLREMKTKIIEYQPQLGGKVHVYPEKMIWDIGGMPPVSGAKYIEQAVEQGLTFNPEVVLNERVASITRNEEEIYELHADSGVHYSKTVIVAVGSGILNPKKLTISGSERFEDSNLHYSVKSLESFKGKTVMISGGGSSATDWANELESIADRVFISCRKNNFDCHESLATRLKNSSVVCFFHTAITDLVADDDGKTIKEVELSNHETGAVNYLPVDDVIVNHGYERETTLLENSDSDIEIAENYFVSGNPNSVSSMDGLYAAGDILMHEGKLNLIAGAFQDAANAVNQAKQFVQPDAEKAAMVSSHNDVLKEHNEALKKQMVE; encoded by the coding sequence TTGACCAAAGACGAACTGTTTGATGTGACAATTATAGGCGGCGGTCCTGCAGGGCTTTTTTCGGCCTTTTACAGCGGACTCCGGGAAATGAAAACAAAAATTATTGAATATCAGCCTCAGCTGGGCGGCAAAGTCCATGTCTATCCTGAGAAGATGATTTGGGACATTGGCGGAATGCCCCCTGTTTCAGGAGCCAAGTACATTGAACAAGCAGTTGAGCAGGGGTTGACTTTTAACCCTGAAGTGGTCCTGAATGAACGAGTTGCATCCATTACCCGTAATGAAGAGGAGATTTATGAATTGCACGCCGATTCAGGGGTTCATTATTCCAAAACTGTCATTGTGGCAGTCGGCAGCGGCATATTAAATCCGAAAAAATTAACGATATCAGGCTCGGAAAGATTTGAAGATTCCAACCTGCATTATTCCGTTAAATCGCTTGAAAGTTTCAAAGGCAAAACGGTCATGATTTCCGGCGGTGGAAGTTCTGCAACAGACTGGGCGAACGAACTGGAATCAATCGCTGACCGCGTCTTTATATCCTGCAGAAAAAATAATTTTGACTGTCATGAATCACTCGCAACACGTCTAAAGAACAGCTCGGTGGTCTGTTTCTTCCATACAGCCATAACTGATTTGGTAGCTGATGATGACGGTAAAACAATTAAAGAAGTTGAACTGAGCAACCATGAAACCGGAGCTGTCAATTATTTGCCGGTTGATGACGTGATTGTGAATCATGGCTATGAACGTGAGACAACCTTGCTTGAAAATAGTGATTCTGATATAGAAATCGCGGAGAATTATTTCGTGTCCGGAAATCCTAACAGCGTATCGTCAATGGACGGTTTGTACGCAGCAGGTGATATCCTGATGCATGAAGGTAAATTGAATTTAATTGCCGGCGCTTTCCAGGACGCAGCCAATGCAGTCAACCAAGCCAAACAGTTCGTTCAGCCTGACGCTGAAAAAGCTGCCATGGTTTCCTCACATAACGATGTGCTAAAAGAACATAACGAAGCATTAAAAAAGCAAATGGTAGAGTGA